Within Lolium rigidum isolate FL_2022 chromosome 5, APGP_CSIRO_Lrig_0.1, whole genome shotgun sequence, the genomic segment CGCCGCGGCCGCGCACTAGCGCCTGCAGATTCGGTGGTGAAATCGGAGGAGTCGGCCGCAGCGGCGACCACCCTGGCGGCGCTCCCGGACGACCTGCTGGAGATGGTCCTAACCCGGCTCCCGCTCTCCGCCCTCCTATCCGCGCGCTGCGCGTGCCGGCGCTGGAGGGACCTCACCGTCGCCCCGCAGCTCCTGCGCCTGCGCCGCGAGGCGCCCAGCAGCACGACCCCCTGGCTCTTCCTCTTCAGCGTCGACGCTGACGCCGGCTGGGGCGCCGCGGGCACGGCCGCCGTGCACGCGCTGGACGTGGCCGCGCAGCGGTGGCGCCGGGTCGGGGCGGCCGCGCTCGCGGGCAGGTCCCTCTtctccgtcgccgccgtcggccaCGAGCTCTACCTCGTCGGCGGACGCTCCGGGGCTGCGTCTGCGAGCGGCGGGTCCGCCAAGACGAATAGGACGCACAAGGGCGTCATCGTGTACAGCCCGCTCACGGGCGCGTGGCGCAAGGCCGCCCCGATGCGGGCGGCGCGGTCCCGGCCCGTGCTGGGGGTGTTCGAGATGTCCGCCAGCCGCAGCGCCGCCCACGCCAAAGCTGAGAAGCACGTCCGCCGGGCTAATTCTAACGGTGGCAAGTTCCGGCTCGGCGGCACCTCCGCCGTGTACGAGGACCCGCACCGGCTGTCCCTCcggcggctccgcctccgcgacgtcCTGACCGACACCACCgattccgccaccgccgccccatCTGCTCACGGCCACGGCAAGGGTGTCGCCAAGCCAGCCCAGCCGAGGCAGGCGCTCATCGCCGTGGGCGGGCGCGGCCCGTGGGACGAGCCGCTAGTCTCCGGCGAGATCTACGACCCCTTAACCGACAAGTGGGTGGAGATCGCGGGGTTCCCCACGGACGTCGGCCTGGCCTGCTCGGGCGCGGTCTGCGGCGACGCCTTCTACGTCTACTGCGAGTCGGACACGCTCGTGGCCTACCACCTGGACGCCGGCGCGTGGTCCGTCGTCCAGACCtcctcccgcgcgccgccgcggctCCGCGACTACGCGCCGGCGCTGCTCTGCTGCGCGTCGCGGCTCTTCATGCTCTGCGTCTCCTGGTGCGACCCCGCGGGCCGCCGGGACAAGGTGGTGCGCAAGGTGTTCGAGCTGGTCGACATCGGCCGCTCCTCGTCGGTGCCGAAGTGGGTCGAGGCGTCGTCGCACCCGGACGCGCCCATGGACCCCAACGCGGCCTTCGCCGCCGGCCACGGCAGGATCTACGCCGTGGAGATGTTCAGGATCTTCGGCAAGGTGCTCGACTTCGCGACGTCGTGCGGTGTCTCGGCCGCTGACGCCGCCGAGCAGGAGCAGAGCTGGAGCCGCGTCGCCCGGAACaacgccgccgccgaggccgacGCCATGTCCTGCCGCCTGAAGTCCATGGCCGTTCTGCACCTCTGATGATTGGCGTCGTATCTCTTCTCTGCTGTTTTACCTACATACACTGATCTGTTTTTTTGTTTCCATGAGCTGACTGACATGCAGCTCGGTACAGTCATTCCATTGCGTGCAGCCATTGCTGCGACTCTGAGTTTGTTCAACTTGGTTTATAATACAAGAAAGATGCTTACACCATTTTACTATGCTGCTAATCACAATCACTCTCCATTTTAATGAGGATTAGCTGTGAGATCACTCTCCATGATGGCAGTACGACTGTTACAGAAATCCTGTCTCGATCATCACGGTGTCATCATCAGCTCATGGCCCCATTCGGCTGGTACAGCTCCCAGCCGAGCCGCGAGTCTATTTTGGACTGCTCATGTGCAACCGCCATGATCCAGACATTGCCATGCATGTCAGGATGTATTTTATGAGAAGACATAGATAGATAATGACAGATCTGTCACTGGTACAAAATTGTACTTCAGTACACATCTGGCGACCAGGGAACTCAATTGTCTCTATTTCTGTTTTCATTCTGAACCCTAGCACTGTAGTAGTATTAGTTTAACCTTGGGAAGGGATAAACAGGAATCTTGATCATTCCTGATGGCGTTGGGGCACCTCTTTTCTCTTGACATCCTGGAGCAGAGGTCATATCAGATCAGAATCCGTTTTGTAAAGAAACAACAGTTGAGAAATGGGGCCAAATCCTAATCATATCTTATCAAGAAAGCTGACGATTCTGATCACTGGTAAGACCAGCTTTGGGACCGAAAGCATCCATCACCTAATCCATGACCAAAGCATCATTTTTCGTCAAAAATAAAGCCAAACCAAAGCATCATCGTAATCATCAGCTCATAACCTACCAGCAGTGATTAACTTTTTAAAAAACGAGAAGAGAACCAATTGCAGAAAACATGCAACGGAGTACAACACACCACTATTCCTTCCGTTCTAAAATAAGTGTCAGCAAATTTATCTGGATTTGCATGCATCTAGACCCTTGTTTTAGTATGTAGATAAATGTGAATCTAGATAAATTTGCCACATTTGTTATAGAACCGCGGCGGTACTTACCAAAATCTTTTGATGGATTGGCCAAGAATGATGTGAGTGCAGTGGTGCCGGTGGCAACCTCTTTGGCGGTCAATAACTGCTGAAGTGCAAGCGCAACAGCACATGAACTGGCCACTCTCCTTTATAATACACCCATCAACTGTCCAGCAGCGAAGTGCAGTGCAGCAACCCTGGTTTATTGCTTGAGGAAACATGTGAAGATCATTAGGCTGCCCATGAATGTAACCATGCATGGATCCCAGTTCATAGTTATAGCAGGCGTATAGAGAATAACAAATACCTATATCTATGATGAGTTGATCAAGGGCATGTCAAACTGATGGTCAAGTAAAAGTACAAAACAAATGGTGTAGCAAGTAGAGACAGTTCCTTTCCATCCCATTAAAAGCTACTACCTCCTTCCCAAAATATAAGTGGTACAACGTagttattttttcaaaaaaaatatggtTCTTTACAATTTAGTGCTTTTTTGCTTTTAGTTCCTCAAAGTTATTGGCTAGGCATCACACTGAGGGTTGTTGATTGATAATGTGTGGAATACCCATCTTAAGTTAAGCACCTAACTAGCGCCATTAAGTGGGTGGTTCATCTTGTGCTTACtagttgataccccgcgcgttgaggTGAGCATTAGAGATGTTTTCCTTTTACGTACAAAATGGCATGAATAGTCTGTGATTGCATAGTGTTATGATATTTATTTGCTTTGGCTGCGCGTAGCCGCAGGTAAAATATTTGAAGAAATAGCAGGAACTTCCCCTTTTGAATTCAAAGATATGAAGACGTCTTTTGTTGGTTGGTACATAGGAAAAAAACCGAGTCCATGGTTGGATTTAACCAACTATAATTCAGGTAATACAGGGTGTGTCCATCGTCAATAGCACAACAATAGCATTGTACGAAACTATTCCTTACATCAGAAACAAAGACATGTTCACGGCTAAAAATTGATAGGATCCTCACATGTAGAAGGAGaatgtaaaatatttcatgaaagAGACTGAATATTGGAGAAGTCCTTCATTGTGAGATCTTTATTCATCACGCCCGGTGGTATGTACCAACAAGTACCACGCTACTACTCGCTTGCCATCATGGGGTGACCGATAATTCACATCCAGAGCATTCCCCCGTATCCATGCTGATACAATTTATAAGCATAACTATTGGGGAAAAAGGGATAGAGAGCATCATACTTGTAGGTGAGCATGAAATCTATATAATTCCGGGAAGCAACAAAACATGGCAGACAACGACATGTAAAGTAGAAAAAATGGTTAGCAAGATGGTTGTTGGAGATACATACCGTTTGTAATACGCTTGCTAGAATAATTGAATTTAACTCAAGAAGCAATTGTTCTCCTCTGACTGAAATGAATGGAACAAAAGTTCAGGTAAGACTGTACAAATAGCGTTCTGAAGCAAGCCTAGTTCTCTGACTGAAAATGATAGGAAGAGAAATCAGGTAAGACACCACTATAGCGTAACAACAACTTCATATATGGCAGTACAAATAGAGTTATAAAAAATTCATAGAACAGATAATGAGTAGAAGAGAAGATGGGAGTTTGATGGATTATGAGAATCGAGTGCCGTGACATTCAGTAACACCAGCAGACGCATAGCATGAACAGAGTGAGCAGGTTGGTCGAGAGAGGAGCAACTGAGGGGGTTTGAAGAAGTCGGAACAAAGGGGTTAAAATAGAAAAATCGTGGGAGATGACGAGACTACGGACATTGCCATCCAGTTGCTGGAGGATTGAAAAGGGCAGGTACTTGGAAGATCGGGAGGCATCCAGCAGTTTCCAGGAGGCATCGTTCAATTTATTTTGGGAGCTCTGCGAGGCACATACGGCGATTGCTGCCGCGGCATAGAGGTGCGCTGCTGACAgacgatttttttttttactttctgcTGTATTTTGAGAGGAAGAAGTGAAAGTGGGCTGGCTAGATGTGGTTTAACCCGTGGAGTGAACTTGTTTTTTCTCCTTGACGCTGTAGAAGAAGCAGAGGTGGGCTGGATTAGAAAGAAGAAAGGGATACTTAGCTGGGCTGGCCCGTTCGAACAACATAGAAGTAATGTTGAGTCCTTTTCCTGTTCATCGATGGTAGTATGGTATAGCTGGCAAGTTTCAAATCCAATAATCCAATTGATAGGGTAATTGGGGTGACGTGGCTTCATGATCtttcagcttgcaaacattaaatgtttTTTTAGTGAGAATGAACCTTATACTAGATATTATAGATTGGCTGGTTGGTTCCTTCTAACGTCCACTCTTCTCATATGAAGATGGTAGACCAAAAAGCTACACCAAATGCAATGTGAGCCACTGATCTAGGCCACTACCTTCTTGATAGGCCGTCGACCCAGTCCAGTAAGTGTGCTTAACCATCGCATTAGGCGCCTATCATATAGCAAGCTCACGAGCCCATCTTCGGTGTGGTACTAGACATGAGACATACAACTATGGCCGTGCAACGTTCGGATAGTGGGAGTATCTCAGAAAGAGTTTTGGATATGAATTGGGCTCTTAGTTGCTAGGCCTATTAATTAGTTCCTTTCTCATAGTGCTGTCTTTTTCCTCTTGTCGGAAATACTTCTGATTTTGTACCGTTTCTCCAAATAAAAAAAACACTTTGCATCGAAGGCCATCATATGCATTCTAAATCAAGCAAAAAAGAAAGCATCATCCATATTCTAACACGAAACAAAAAAAAGTGTCATCACTGTACTATGTAAGCAATCAAACACACTCCGTGAATAAGTAGAAGCTCGTTACTTGTTAGAAAGATATCAGCCAAGAAATTGGTATTCTGTCTAGGAGAATTAATTCCGAGTGTGGCTGCGAAAGAACAAGTTTACATATTGGCTAGTGTGTCATGGTTGCTATCGCAACTGTGTAACCTAAACATTGTGAAGACCGAAAACTCTTAATGAACTGTTAGATTTACAAAATTTCAACTCTAAATTGGACTAACACATCAAGTAATGAAAACAAAAATTCTAGCCGTGGATCTTCCATAAATTGTTGTAAACGAAATTTTTGAGTTACCAATTATTCGTGGCCAAAGTTATGTTTATATCTCTCTCCTCAAGTCCATTGTTTGAGGCACTACTTTTTGGGGTGGTGGTATGGGGGATTACGTTTGGAACCTTCCCAGTCTTGTCTAAGAATGCACACAGTGGCCTCTCCAAATACTTACACGTGTTAAAACAGGTTCACACGGAGTGTAGTGGTTGAGCATAGTTTCTATGTGTGTGATTGGTTGTCCACAATCGTGCTTTTCGCTTTTAGCGGGCCAAAATTCGTGCGTTAGGTATGCTGACCCATCTCAAAACCTATGTGAGTACTCCCAGTTCATGTTGTGCACACCAATTGGCAGGTATTAAAATAAACACAGTTGATAAATAAGACTAGATTTAAAGATAACTTTAAACTCAAGCAGCATAGCAGTTCAGAGAAGGTTAAATTTATCAACAAGCGATTGCAGTCCTAACCCAACAACTGTAAAACTGTAGATAAATTTGAAAAGGCAAATGGGCATCAGGATAGCCACATCAAATCTCACGTGGCAAATGCACACATCAAATAGACAACATCAAAATAGCTAGTGTGAAAAAAAATTCGACCAGTATCATCCATATTGTCATCTCCACTATCCACATTGTCCATCGCTGATCACGCAAAATTCAGTGACACTTCTCCTGTGCAGGCTGTGGCAAAGTCTTCCGCAAGCTCGTTTTCTGATTGAAGGTGAGGTGAGATGTACGCGCGGATGGACTACTGGTTGCTGATGTTGAGAGCGGCGTAATAATCACGGTCAGCATTCACCAATCCCTTTGCCTTCAAGAACTTGAGCATTTAGTGCCTCAGCTTGAGCCGACCCTGCAAGCTGTATGAAAGCATTGCAGGCCTGCGAGCAATCTAGGCTGGCTCCAACTTCACGTCCACCAGGAGAAATCGAGATGAGCGGCTTACTTTTTCTTTGTTGCATGTCAGCAGAGTCGGAGCTTTGCGAAGGGCCGTGCCGAGCTCATGTTCTGACCACCCAAGTGACTCCTTGAGGTGGGCCAGCTTTGTCGCGATCTGCTCCTGGGTAAGAAATCCAACGACTTTGATGGCAATCTTGAACATGGGAGAGGTGTGGGGCA encodes:
- the LOC124657567 gene encoding F-box/kelch-repeat protein At5g42350-like; its protein translation is MSTAAAAALRRSGTNSLSALLRADAEDDDPPPGPAADSPDATKRRGARARGRTRRSYLRLPLAGAGGCRVCACDEADPAPPRRRLPVDGEDEAVPDDAEDVPDALQCFSWKKAPAVPVTRRGRALAPADSVVKSEESAAAATTLAALPDDLLEMVLTRLPLSALLSARCACRRWRDLTVAPQLLRLRREAPSSTTPWLFLFSVDADAGWGAAGTAAVHALDVAAQRWRRVGAAALAGRSLFSVAAVGHELYLVGGRSGAASASGGSAKTNRTHKGVIVYSPLTGAWRKAAPMRAARSRPVLGVFEMSASRSAAHAKAEKHVRRANSNGGKFRLGGTSAVYEDPHRLSLRRLRLRDVLTDTTDSATAAPSAHGHGKGVAKPAQPRQALIAVGGRGPWDEPLVSGEIYDPLTDKWVEIAGFPTDVGLACSGAVCGDAFYVYCESDTLVAYHLDAGAWSVVQTSSRAPPRLRDYAPALLCCASRLFMLCVSWCDPAGRRDKVVRKVFELVDIGRSSSVPKWVEASSHPDAPMDPNAAFAAGHGRIYAVEMFRIFGKVLDFATSCGVSAADAAEQEQSWSRVARNNAAAEADAMSCRLKSMAVLHL